A single region of the Bacteroides luhongzhouii genome encodes:
- a CDS encoding glycoside hydrolase family 31 protein, with translation MKSLNNWLLVLSVLSCFGCSSTVHEDSRGCAFVSDSIQYRIEFMSEGCVRILSFPEGDTLVTKRLVVDSQKPAFKDYKWKDTGRQLIFSTRELSVAFDKADAAFTFQEVSTGKILLKEKEAKKARHFKRTVAGGEQCLEVTQRFVPTDDEAIYGLGQYQNGIMNYRGKSVLLLQANMDIVNPFLISTNGYGILWDNYSSTKFEDTEEGYSFTSEVGDASDYYFVYGKNMDEVVAGYRKLTGDVPMFGKWVYGFWQSKERYKSFDELKAVVKEYRKRGIPLDNIVQDWEYWGDKPHWNSLTFHPANFNHPRQVIEELHQQHHVHFMLSVWPGFGPETAVYQSLDSIGALFSEPTWAGYKVFDAYNSAARDIFWQYLKKGLYDMGVDAWWMDATEPSFRDGFTQLKQEERTKSAGNTYLGSFHRYLNTYSLEMLKDFYQRLRTESDQKRIFILTRSAFASQQHYGTAVWSGDVSASWENMHKQLVAGLNLSMSGIPYWTSDTGGFFVTERDAKYPDGLKSNDYKELYSRWFQFSAFTPVFRAHGTNVPREVWQFGEKGTPSYDNQVKYIHLRYRLLPYIYSMSHQVTANSYTLLRGLAMDFTTDTRTFDIDNAYMFGTSLLVRPVFHPQSEEKNISVYLPEHNGKYWYDFWTGKAFEGGREQMQTNTLDILPLYVKAGSILPLAEVKQYAMEYPDRELELRIYGGADTSFLWYEDEGDSYRYEDGVCSKVPMQWKDSERTLTIGLREGSYPGMPEQVKMRVKLYLPDGAALESKECVYTGREVKIKF, from the coding sequence ATGAAGAGTTTGAATAATTGGTTATTAGTTTTATCCGTACTATCCTGTTTCGGGTGTTCCTCTACGGTTCATGAAGACAGCAGAGGATGTGCTTTCGTATCCGACAGTATCCAATACAGAATTGAGTTTATGTCGGAGGGATGCGTACGGATTCTGTCTTTTCCCGAAGGTGACACGCTGGTAACAAAAAGATTGGTTGTCGATTCGCAAAAGCCAGCCTTCAAAGATTATAAATGGAAAGATACAGGGCGGCAACTGATCTTTTCTACCCGTGAGCTTTCCGTTGCTTTTGATAAAGCCGATGCGGCTTTCACTTTTCAGGAAGTATCGACAGGAAAAATATTACTGAAAGAGAAAGAAGCTAAAAAGGCACGACACTTCAAACGAACGGTTGCCGGAGGTGAGCAATGCCTCGAAGTAACCCAACGTTTTGTTCCTACTGATGATGAGGCTATTTACGGTCTGGGGCAGTATCAGAACGGAATCATGAACTATCGTGGAAAATCCGTACTACTGTTGCAGGCAAATATGGATATAGTCAATCCGTTCCTTATCTCGACGAACGGATATGGTATTTTGTGGGATAATTATTCTTCTACAAAGTTTGAAGACACGGAGGAAGGATACTCATTTACTTCTGAGGTAGGCGATGCTTCCGACTATTATTTTGTATATGGCAAGAATATGGACGAAGTCGTTGCCGGTTATCGGAAATTGACGGGAGACGTGCCGATGTTCGGAAAATGGGTATATGGTTTCTGGCAGTCCAAAGAACGCTATAAATCGTTCGATGAATTGAAAGCTGTCGTAAAAGAGTACCGTAAACGGGGGATTCCGCTGGATAATATTGTGCAGGACTGGGAATATTGGGGAGATAAACCTCATTGGAATAGTCTGACGTTCCATCCTGCGAACTTCAATCATCCCCGACAGGTCATTGAAGAGCTTCATCAACAGCACCATGTTCACTTTATGCTTTCCGTATGGCCAGGATTCGGACCGGAAACGGCTGTCTATCAGTCACTCGATTCCATCGGTGCATTATTTAGCGAACCTACATGGGCAGGTTATAAAGTTTTTGATGCATACAATTCTGCCGCACGGGATATCTTCTGGCAATATCTCAAGAAAGGACTCTATGATATGGGCGTGGATGCTTGGTGGATGGATGCAACGGAGCCTTCTTTCCGGGACGGATTCACACAGTTGAAACAGGAAGAGAGGACGAAATCAGCCGGAAATACTTATCTGGGCAGTTTTCATCGTTATCTGAATACCTATTCTTTGGAAATGTTGAAGGACTTCTATCAACGTCTGCGGACCGAAAGCGATCAGAAGCGCATATTTATCCTGACCCGCTCCGCCTTTGCTTCGCAACAGCATTATGGTACGGCGGTATGGTCGGGCGATGTCTCGGCTTCATGGGAGAATATGCATAAACAACTGGTTGCGGGCTTAAACTTGTCTATGTCCGGCATTCCGTACTGGACTTCCGATACGGGAGGATTCTTCGTCACAGAACGTGATGCTAAATATCCCGACGGACTGAAAAGTAATGATTATAAAGAGTTGTATTCCCGTTGGTTCCAGTTCAGCGCGTTTACTCCTGTGTTCCGTGCTCACGGCACGAATGTGCCGCGTGAAGTTTGGCAATTCGGTGAAAAGGGGACACCATCTTATGATAATCAGGTGAAATATATCCATCTGCGTTACCGTCTGTTGCCTTACATTTACTCGATGTCTCACCAAGTCACAGCCAATAGCTATACCTTGTTGAGAGGCTTGGCAATGGATTTCACTACAGATACCCGGACTTTTGATATTGATAACGCCTATATGTTCGGCACTTCTTTACTGGTACGTCCGGTATTTCATCCGCAATCGGAAGAAAAGAACATCAGTGTTTATCTGCCGGAACACAACGGCAAATATTGGTACGACTTCTGGACCGGAAAGGCCTTTGAAGGAGGAAGAGAACAAATGCAGACAAATACTCTCGACATCCTTCCCCTGTATGTAAAAGCCGGTTCTATTTTGCCCTTGGCAGAAGTGAAGCAATATGCGATGGAATACCCCGACCGTGAATTGGAATTGCGTATTTATGGAGGAGCGGACACCTCTTTCTTATGGTATGAGGACGAAGGCGACTCCTACCGCTATGAAGACGGCGTATGTTCAAAAGTACCGATGCAATGGAAAGATTCGGAACGGACATTGACGATTGGGCTACGTGAAGGAAGTTATCCCGGTATGCCGGAACAAGTAAAAATGCGTGTGAAGTTATATCTGCCTGACGGTGCTGCTCTTGAGAGTAAAGAGTGTGTCTATACAGGCAGAGAGGTAAAAATAAAGTTTTAA
- a CDS encoding glycoside hydrolase family 71/99-like protein, protein MRKLLLFLLVSISLPALAQNGKKVYADFHGVRYTRQHDGKLGRWEMYANTEKSSTGRKSLCYNADLIDSEGRHEIAAVAYPQVGMQSNLDPDYIEYQILSAKAAKIDGFFIEWGFKPHENDILLREMQKVAAKYNFEIGVNWCDGWLYYDWITKIYPEVNTREAKTGYMAKCYQYLVDSVFTGPTAPMVKGIPVFYHFGPGAKVDEYKKVLSLVKFPQGMKQPVALRRWADWGKLENDKYIPVTRSDDMDAWKEVGEIPTAWLPARVRTRDQAHAEWDNYATQDDVIEFMKPFRDSIWHSNNPAYTIKSGFAMPGMDNRGCAGWGRGHFYYIPRNNGETYQSMWKFCMAEKDSLDMMFIASWSDYTEGHEIEPTIENGDRELRTTLKYAAEFKGEQADERGLTLPLMLFRLRKEARFLEKTKMDVSACQRSLDKAAMLISQGRYPVAIGLLSQIENDVKTAKSALAVEMMRLRESDMKIQGKRKSGGYSAEETLSISLPKELVSKLQMNNYVGYLYFEYLDKGNESLFIRSSTQREPKEPFKIVSRIRTDNTGEWKSAKVELYKDNIVNGFNMPTFYLKGNVVVRNLSLGYTIYTVK, encoded by the coding sequence ATGAGGAAACTTCTTCTTTTTTTATTGGTATCCATCTCATTACCGGCCTTGGCGCAGAACGGAAAGAAAGTGTATGCTGACTTCCACGGTGTGCGTTATACCCGGCAACATGATGGAAAGTTGGGGCGTTGGGAGATGTATGCCAATACGGAGAAATCAAGTACGGGAAGGAAATCCCTGTGTTATAATGCCGACCTGATAGACAGTGAAGGACGACATGAGATAGCGGCAGTGGCCTATCCCCAAGTCGGAATGCAGTCCAATCTCGATCCTGATTATATCGAATATCAGATATTGTCGGCAAAAGCTGCCAAGATAGACGGATTCTTCATCGAATGGGGATTCAAGCCTCACGAAAATGATATTCTGCTGCGTGAGATGCAGAAAGTGGCAGCGAAGTATAACTTCGAGATCGGTGTGAACTGGTGCGACGGTTGGTTGTATTATGACTGGATTACGAAGATTTATCCGGAAGTTAATACTCGTGAGGCAAAGACCGGATATATGGCTAAATGTTACCAATATTTAGTAGATAGTGTCTTTACCGGTCCGACTGCTCCTATGGTGAAGGGAATACCTGTCTTTTATCATTTCGGTCCTGGAGCGAAAGTGGATGAATACAAGAAAGTATTATCACTGGTGAAGTTTCCGCAAGGAATGAAGCAGCCCGTTGCCTTACGTCGTTGGGCGGATTGGGGAAAACTGGAAAACGATAAATACATTCCTGTCACCCGCAGTGATGATATGGATGCCTGGAAAGAAGTAGGGGAAATACCGACCGCATGGCTTCCTGCCCGTGTCCGTACAAGAGATCAGGCACATGCTGAATGGGATAATTATGCCACACAGGATGATGTTATTGAGTTTATGAAACCTTTCCGTGATTCGATTTGGCATAGTAACAATCCGGCTTATACCATTAAGTCGGGATTTGCCATGCCGGGAATGGATAACCGGGGATGTGCAGGCTGGGGACGTGGACATTTCTATTATATCCCTCGCAATAATGGAGAAACTTATCAAAGTATGTGGAAATTCTGTATGGCGGAGAAAGACAGTCTGGACATGATGTTTATCGCTTCGTGGAGCGACTATACCGAAGGGCATGAAATAGAACCTACCATCGAAAACGGTGACCGCGAACTGCGTACCACTTTAAAGTATGCGGCAGAATTCAAAGGCGAACAGGCGGACGAGCGTGGATTAACTTTGCCTTTAATGCTTTTCCGTTTGCGAAAAGAAGCCCGTTTCCTGGAAAAGACGAAGATGGACGTATCTGCTTGTCAACGTTCGCTTGATAAGGCAGCGATGCTGATTAGCCAGGGACGTTATCCGGTGGCGATAGGTTTGTTGTCACAAATAGAAAATGATGTCAAGACAGCCAAATCCGCTTTGGCGGTTGAGATGATGCGTTTGCGTGAGTCGGACATGAAAATCCAGGGAAAGCGAAAATCTGGTGGCTACAGTGCCGAAGAAACGCTTTCTATCTCTTTGCCCAAAGAATTGGTTTCCAAACTGCAAATGAATAACTATGTAGGGTATCTCTATTTTGAATACCTGGACAAAGGAAATGAATCTCTTTTTATACGTTCATCCACACAGCGTGAACCGAAAGAACCGTTTAAAATTGTATCCCGGATACGTACCGACAATACAGGTGAATGGAAAAGTGCAAAAGTGGAACTGTATAAAGATAATATCGTAAATGGATTCAATATGCCTACTTTCTATTTAAAAGGAAATGTCGTTGTCCGTAATTTATCATTAGGCTATACCATCTACACAGTCAAATAA
- a CDS encoding fasciclin domain-containing protein: protein MKKTILYKTLFFCWTILALTGCDLDLQKNYDYEPSVDDPYVKVTAWEYFQDHKDMFSELIAAIEYTGLKDYYTQTDNKYTFLALNNAGMQLYRENEFAGVASITDCDKEKVKNMLLYHIVDGEYSSYGQLQVEPMFVLTMLKGETGLMTMSVWKNPWQAAVGKILVNQTGSNGKSPQRQAKTSNILPTNGVIHIFENYCKYSK, encoded by the coding sequence ATGAAAAAGACAATATTATATAAGACTCTTTTCTTTTGTTGGACAATTTTGGCATTGACCGGTTGTGATCTGGACTTGCAAAAGAACTATGATTATGAGCCTTCGGTGGATGATCCGTATGTAAAAGTGACAGCGTGGGAATATTTTCAGGATCACAAAGATATGTTCTCGGAGTTGATAGCAGCTATTGAATATACAGGCTTGAAGGACTATTATACACAGACTGATAATAAATATACTTTTCTGGCTTTGAATAATGCCGGTATGCAGCTTTATCGGGAGAATGAATTTGCTGGTGTAGCTTCCATTACAGATTGTGATAAAGAAAAGGTGAAGAATATGTTGCTTTATCATATTGTAGATGGAGAATATAGTTCTTATGGGCAATTACAGGTAGAACCGATGTTCGTCTTGACTATGCTGAAAGGTGAGACTGGATTGATGACAATGTCTGTATGGAAAAATCCATGGCAGGCTGCAGTAGGTAAGATTCTGGTGAATCAGACCGGAAGCAACGGAAAATCTCCGCAACGGCAAGCTAAGACTAGCAATATTCTGCCGACAAATGGTGTGATTCATATATTTGAGAACTATTGCAAATATTCCAAATAA
- a CDS encoding RagB/SusD family nutrient uptake outer membrane protein produces the protein MKNIKYFVGAVCLALSLNSCSDFLNEEPVSEIPAGDMWQTARDAKAGINEIYGLLRSTLRENYFYWGEFRSDNVAPGAPVMADQARVINNLMSTDEKCAKWTTLYQMINQANLAIKYIPNISMPDVADRNDYLGQAYALRALAYFYAIRVWGDVPLFTEPTEKYSEAIYKERTDKNYILEHVILPDLKKAEGLINRNKNYERKRISICGVWAIMADAYMWNEEYNLADQTIDKMATIASKKGGRFVDFEPNISTWHTMFTEELTNKPSDDTPENDEYNSREFIFLVHFNMDEVGTNGYSYMYQWFSGSGNRAAVMSDKFMSIFDEKDMKGDLRKDYTVKNYQNGNELRKYMAGDISNSLNKTCEVAYPIYRYTDMMLLQAEARAHQGKWGEALDLVKTVRDRAGLNTLTENDFASEEEVVNYILRERQVELAGEGRRWFDLLRTGKWKEVMKPINGMEQDGNELFPIHYSHILENPKIVQNTYYGNTNN, from the coding sequence ATGAAGAATATTAAATATTTTGTTGGAGCTGTATGCCTGGCTCTATCATTGAATAGCTGTTCAGACTTTCTGAATGAGGAACCGGTAAGTGAAATTCCGGCAGGTGACATGTGGCAGACTGCCCGTGACGCTAAGGCAGGTATAAATGAAATCTATGGATTGTTACGTTCCACTTTACGGGAGAACTACTTCTATTGGGGGGAGTTCCGTTCGGATAATGTAGCTCCCGGAGCACCGGTAATGGCCGATCAGGCACGTGTTATCAACAACCTGATGTCTACGGACGAGAAATGCGCAAAGTGGACGACTCTGTATCAGATGATTAACCAGGCAAATCTGGCTATTAAATATATTCCTAATATCAGTATGCCTGATGTGGCAGACCGAAATGACTATCTCGGACAAGCTTATGCGTTGCGTGCTTTGGCCTATTTCTACGCTATCCGTGTTTGGGGAGATGTACCTTTGTTTACAGAACCTACAGAAAAGTATTCAGAAGCGATCTATAAAGAGCGTACGGATAAAAACTACATTTTGGAACATGTCATTCTTCCGGATCTGAAGAAAGCGGAAGGACTGATAAACCGCAACAAGAACTATGAACGCAAACGTATTTCTATTTGTGGCGTATGGGCCATCATGGCGGATGCTTATATGTGGAACGAAGAATATAATCTGGCCGATCAAACAATTGACAAGATGGCGACTATTGCTTCCAAAAAGGGCGGTCGTTTTGTAGACTTCGAACCTAACATTTCTACTTGGCATACCATGTTTACGGAAGAACTGACCAATAAACCTTCTGATGATACACCGGAAAATGATGAATATAACTCCAGAGAGTTTATTTTCCTTGTTCATTTCAATATGGATGAAGTCGGCACGAATGGTTACAGTTATATGTATCAATGGTTTTCCGGTTCAGGAAACCGTGCGGCAGTCATGTCTGATAAGTTTATGAGCATCTTTGATGAAAAGGATATGAAAGGTGATTTACGCAAAGATTATACAGTGAAGAATTATCAAAATGGAAATGAATTGCGTAAATATATGGCAGGTGACATCAGTAACTCTTTGAATAAGACATGCGAAGTAGCCTATCCAATCTATCGTTACACAGATATGATGTTGTTGCAAGCTGAAGCTCGTGCTCATCAGGGAAAATGGGGGGAAGCTTTGGATTTAGTAAAAACTGTACGTGACCGTGCCGGATTGAATACACTGACTGAGAATGATTTTGCTTCAGAAGAAGAGGTGGTCAATTATATCTTGCGTGAACGTCAGGTGGAGTTAGCCGGAGAAGGACGCCGTTGGTTTGATTTGCTGCGTACAGGAAAGTGGAAGGAAGTGATGAAACCGATTAACGGAATGGAGCAGGACGGCAATGAACTTTTCCCGATCCATTATTCACATATCTTGGAAAATCCGAAGATTGTGCAGAATACGTATTATGGTAATACTAACAACTAA
- a CDS encoding SusC/RagA family TonB-linked outer membrane protein — MKNLQSRTKVRLLQSFLLISLSLFFLVDPTYAQGGFAVKGVIVDKTGFPLPGANVMEKGTSNGTITDLDGNFSLNVSKKGVTLTVSFMGYTPKDVVVKDKTMNITLEENSKLLDEVVVVGYGTMKKRDVTGAITSISSEAIEQKMATNVFEALQGTTAGVQVVSGSGQPGESSSIKIRGTSTFSAEGVTPLYIVDGVPLESIDGINTNDITSMEILKDAASAAIYGSRSANGVIIITTKSGQEGKARIDIKYNHSWGTLSHKVPQANRKERLLYDQYRKEYFETYGGGNPDESSDILNDPLNSFFNVDNDYLDMITSTAQKDQVDISVGGGTKKLKYFINTGYYNEKGIISNTGFQRLNTRINSDYSPTDWMNMGSRISLTYSKKKGLNEGTLLSAVLTRRPYFNTYYPDGSLVGVFNGQKNPIAQVNYTTDFTDSYKANFFQFFEIKFNKYLKFRANINANFYLDKRKKLEPSLITDEWQKQNKGYSYNYLNWNWMNEDILTYARKIKDHNFTAMVGVSAQQWRYENETFVGINSSTDFIYTMNAFAANLDLSSTGSTLSNHSMASIFARVTYDYKGRYLLNAIMRRDGSSRFAKENKWGNFPSVSVGWRFSDEKFMKFSKKFLEDGKIRASFGITGNEAIGNYDYIYSYSPNSIYDGVGGVIPTRIGKDNLKWEETKQFNLGLDLNFWNSRLTITADYYDKYTDGLLANYQLPKESGFAYMKTNVGEMSNRGFEIAVTGDIIRTKDWKWNASFNISRNINRIEKLSEGKAYMEGDIWWMQEGGRVGDFYGFKSAGVFAYDESNAFTDKWEQLTPVFENGVFQYKYLLNGKEYAGNIRQKTLPNGKPFRGGDYNWEEPEGTRDGVIDDNDRMVIGNAMPDVTGGLNTTVTWKNVSLYLGFYYSLGGQIYNSAEHNRNMFKYTGTTPSPEVIHNMWLHPGDQAIYPRPYNDEFNNARMGNSFYLEDASFIRLQNIRVAYDLPENWIKKLMLKNINIYAFVNNALTWTNYSGFDPEFSTSNPLQVGKDSYRYPRKREYGIGFSANF, encoded by the coding sequence ATGAAAAATTTGCAGAGTAGGACAAAAGTGCGGTTGTTGCAGTCGTTCCTTTTGATTTCCTTGAGTCTCTTTTTCCTTGTTGATCCGACTTATGCTCAAGGCGGGTTTGCAGTGAAGGGAGTTATTGTGGATAAAACAGGATTTCCTTTGCCTGGCGCCAACGTGATGGAGAAAGGAACATCTAATGGGACAATTACGGATTTAGATGGTAATTTCTCATTGAATGTTTCAAAGAAGGGAGTTACCTTGACTGTATCATTTATGGGATATACCCCTAAAGATGTAGTAGTGAAAGATAAAACAATGAATATTACGCTTGAAGAAAACTCTAAGCTATTGGACGAAGTAGTGGTAGTGGGTTATGGTACGATGAAAAAGCGTGATGTAACAGGAGCTATTACTTCCATCTCAAGCGAGGCTATTGAGCAAAAAATGGCTACCAATGTTTTTGAAGCATTGCAGGGTACTACTGCCGGTGTACAGGTTGTGTCCGGTTCCGGACAGCCCGGTGAATCTTCTTCTATTAAAATCCGTGGTACTTCCACTTTCTCTGCCGAAGGAGTGACTCCTCTCTATATTGTAGACGGTGTTCCTTTGGAAAGTATCGATGGTATCAATACCAATGATATTACTTCTATGGAGATTTTGAAGGATGCCGCTTCTGCGGCTATCTACGGTTCCCGTTCGGCGAACGGGGTGATTATCATCACTACCAAAAGTGGTCAGGAAGGTAAAGCCCGTATTGATATCAAGTATAATCACTCATGGGGTACATTGTCTCACAAGGTGCCACAGGCAAACCGTAAAGAACGTTTGTTGTACGACCAATATCGTAAAGAGTATTTTGAAACATACGGCGGAGGTAATCCGGATGAAAGTAGTGATATACTGAATGATCCGTTGAACTCTTTCTTTAATGTGGATAACGATTATTTGGACATGATTACAAGCACTGCACAAAAAGACCAGGTGGATATCAGTGTAGGTGGTGGTACAAAGAAACTGAAATATTTCATCAATACCGGTTATTATAACGAGAAGGGTATTATTTCCAATACCGGTTTCCAGAGATTGAATACTCGTATCAACTCCGATTATTCACCGACAGACTGGATGAATATGGGTAGCCGTATTTCTTTGACTTATTCTAAAAAGAAAGGTCTGAATGAAGGTACTTTATTGAGCGCAGTATTGACTCGTCGTCCTTATTTCAATACTTATTATCCGGATGGCTCTCTGGTCGGAGTGTTCAATGGTCAGAAGAACCCTATTGCGCAGGTCAATTATACCACCGACTTTACTGATTCTTATAAGGCTAACTTCTTCCAGTTCTTTGAAATCAAATTCAACAAGTATTTGAAGTTCAGAGCCAATATTAATGCCAATTTTTATCTGGATAAGCGTAAAAAACTCGAACCGAGTCTTATCACTGATGAATGGCAGAAACAGAATAAAGGTTATTCTTATAATTACTTGAACTGGAACTGGATGAATGAAGACATCCTTACTTATGCACGCAAAATAAAAGATCATAATTTTACGGCCATGGTAGGTGTCAGCGCTCAGCAGTGGCGTTATGAAAACGAAACATTTGTGGGGATAAACTCGTCTACAGATTTTATCTATACAATGAATGCTTTTGCCGCAAACCTGGATTTGTCATCTACAGGCTCCACATTAAGCAATCACTCTATGGCTTCCATTTTTGCCCGTGTGACTTATGATTATAAAGGAAGATATTTGCTCAATGCCATTATGCGTCGTGACGGTTCTTCTCGTTTTGCCAAAGAGAACAAATGGGGTAATTTCCCTTCCGTATCTGTGGGATGGCGCTTCTCGGATGAGAAATTCATGAAATTCTCGAAAAAGTTTCTCGAAGATGGTAAGATCCGTGCAAGTTTCGGTATCACGGGTAACGAAGCAATCGGCAACTACGACTATATCTACTCTTATTCTCCGAATTCTATTTATGACGGAGTGGGTGGCGTTATTCCGACTCGTATTGGTAAGGACAATCTGAAATGGGAGGAAACTAAACAATTCAACCTTGGTCTGGACCTGAATTTCTGGAATAGTCGTTTGACAATCACTGCCGATTACTACGATAAATATACAGACGGTTTGCTGGCAAACTACCAGTTGCCTAAAGAATCCGGTTTTGCATATATGAAAACCAATGTCGGTGAAATGAGTAACCGCGGTTTTGAAATAGCTGTTACCGGTGATATTATCCGCACGAAGGACTGGAAGTGGAATGCTTCTTTCAATATCTCCAGAAACATCAACCGTATTGAAAAATTGTCTGAAGGTAAGGCATATATGGAAGGTGATATTTGGTGGATGCAGGAAGGTGGCCGTGTGGGTGACTTCTACGGATTTAAAAGCGCGGGTGTCTTTGCATACGACGAATCGAATGCTTTCACTGATAAATGGGAACAGTTGACTCCGGTGTTTGAGAATGGCGTATTCCAATACAAGTATTTATTGAATGGAAAGGAATATGCAGGTAATATTCGTCAAAAGACATTGCCGAACGGTAAACCGTTCCGTGGAGGAGATTACAACTGGGAGGAACCGGAAGGAACCCGTGACGGTGTGATTGATGATAATGACCGTATGGTGATCGGTAATGCCATGCCTGATGTAACCGGAGGTTTGAACACAACGGTGACTTGGAAAAATGTAAGCCTGTATCTGGGATTCTATTATTCACTGGGAGGACAGATTTATAATTCGGCCGAACACAATCGTAACATGTTCAAATATACCGGAACCACTCCTTCACCGGAAGTCATTCATAATATGTGGTTGCATCCGGGCGATCAGGCCATCTATCCGCGTCCGTATAATGATGAATTCAACAATGCCCGCATGGGTAACTCGTTCTATCTGGAAGACGCTTCATTTATCCGTTTGCAGAACATACGTGTAGCCTACGATCTTCCTGAAAACTGGATAAAGAAGCTGATGTTGAAGAATATAAATATCTATGCTTTTGTAAACAACGCCTTGACATGGACCAACTACTCGGGATTCGATCCGGAATTCTCTACCAGCAATCCTTTGCAGGTAGGTAAAGACTCTTACCGTTATCCGAGAAAGAGAGAATATGGTATTGGTTTTTCTGCAAACTTTTAA
- a CDS encoding DUF6528 family protein encodes MKKFSLFAILLGFNIALGACSDDDTTPVVQNEIFQLPEKAYVLAEQSRRAIVIRDAETNRNIWSWDPYTACVPAAQQGWFVNPSEVKPVFNRRYILMTASGGAVALIRLSDHKLMFYANCGQNPHSAEVLPDGNIVTAESKSGEINTFVVDTVKVLGAKANTVKLGNAHNVVWDKKRSYLYATATITGGVTALFRFKYDGNRSNPKLTNQTRIYTFDKESGGHDLFPVYGEEDKLWLTAASAVYKFDLTGVTDATTNASAEPTCEKVYSIGDIKSICNGPDGILMLKPTEEWWAEGLVNEKGEELFKMDGAKIYKGRWMIDNTFSYPEKHDFVLGED; translated from the coding sequence ATGAAGAAGTTTAGTTTATTCGCAATCCTTTTAGGATTTAATATAGCTTTGGGAGCTTGTTCCGATGACGATACCACTCCTGTAGTACAAAATGAAATCTTTCAACTGCCGGAAAAGGCCTATGTGTTGGCGGAGCAATCCAGACGGGCTATCGTCATTAGAGATGCGGAGACGAATCGCAATATCTGGAGTTGGGATCCTTATACAGCTTGTGTTCCTGCTGCCCAGCAGGGTTGGTTTGTCAATCCGAGCGAAGTAAAACCTGTTTTCAATAGACGCTATATCTTGATGACTGCCTCCGGCGGAGCTGTGGCTTTAATCCGTTTGTCGGACCATAAATTAATGTTCTATGCAAATTGCGGACAGAATCCTCACTCTGCAGAGGTATTACCCGATGGAAATATTGTGACGGCAGAATCGAAATCCGGTGAAATCAATACCTTTGTGGTTGACACGGTTAAGGTATTGGGAGCAAAGGCTAATACGGTGAAGCTGGGTAATGCCCACAATGTAGTCTGGGATAAGAAAAGGTCGTATCTGTATGCCACGGCTACAATAACGGGCGGAGTTACCGCATTATTCCGTTTTAAGTATGATGGTAACCGGAGCAATCCTAAACTGACAAATCAGACTCGTATTTATACGTTCGACAAAGAATCGGGCGGACACGATTTGTTCCCGGTATATGGTGAAGAAGATAAACTGTGGCTTACTGCCGCTTCGGCTGTCTACAAGTTTGATTTGACCGGAGTTACGGATGCTACGACCAATGCGTCCGCCGAACCGACTTGTGAAAAGGTCTACAGCATAGGCGATATAAAGAGTATCTGCAACGGACCGGACGGAATCCTGATGTTGAAACCGACTGAAGAGTGGTGGGCTGAAGGACTTGTAAATGAGAAGGGAGAAGAACTTTTCAAGATGGACGGAGCTAAGATTTATAAAGGTCGTTGGATGATAGACAATACTTTCAGTTATCCGGAGAAGCATGATTTCGTATTGGGAGAGGATTAA